A single genomic interval of Malania oleifera isolate guangnan ecotype guangnan chromosome 11, ASM2987363v1, whole genome shotgun sequence harbors:
- the LOC131167671 gene encoding polygalacturonase inhibitor-like — protein sequence MTQSRSRAMAPPPVNSIILSFLLLFFILPSTTLSERCNPKDKKVLLQIKKALNNPYHLASWNPKTDCCDWYCIECDLNTSRITALNIFSGQISGQIPAEVGDLPFLETLIFRKLSNLSGNIPPSVAKLKRLKTIRVSWTNISGEVPGAILSQLKNLNYLDLSFNNLSGKIPPSLSTLPNLGALHLDRNRLTGEIPEEFGNFWPNFPDLYLSHNQLSGPIPKSLGRLNFSTIDFSRNALEGDASMLFGTNKSVQIVDLSRNKLQFDLTNVEFPQSLTSLDLNHNQIFGSLPATLTDLELQYVNVSYNRLCGMIPVGGKLQSFDYSSYFHNKCLCGAPLASCKK from the coding sequence ATGACACAGAGTAGAAGCAGAGCAATGGCGCCTCCTCCAGTAAACTCCATCATCCTCTCTTTCCTTCTCCTCTTCTTCATCCTCCCTTCTACTACTCTCTCGGAACGCTGCAACCCAAAAGACAAAAAGGTTCTCCTCCAAATCAAGAAAGCCCTAAACAACCCCTACCACCTCGCCTCCTGGAACCCTAAAACCGACTGCTGCGACTGGTACTGCATCGAATGCGACCTAAACACCAGTCGCATCACCGCCCTCAACATTTTTTCAGGCCAAATCTCCGGCCAAATCCCCGCCGAAGTCGGGGACCTGCCCTTCCTCGAAACCCTTATCTTCCGCAAGCTCTCCAATCTCAGCGGCAACATCCCCCCCTCCGTCGCCAAACTCAAACGCCTCAAGACGATCCGCGTAAGCTGGACCAACATCTCCGGCGAAGTCCCCGGCGCCATCCTGAGCCAGCTCAAGAACCTCAACTACCTCGATCTCTCCTTCAACAACCTCTCCGGAAAAATTCCCCCTTCCCTCTCGACCCTCCCCAATCTCGGCGCCCTCCACCTAGACCGGAACCGCCTCACCGGCGAGATCCCCGAGGAGTTCGGAAACTTCTGGCCGAACTTCCCCGACCTTTATCTCTCCCACAACCAGCTGTCCGGACCGATCCCTAAATCGCTGGGGCGATTGAACTTCTCGACAATCGATTTCTCGAGGAACGCCCTGGAAGGAGACGCGTCGATGCTGTTCGGCACGAACAAGTCCGTCCAGATCGTGGATTTGTCGAGGAACAAGCTTCAGTTCGATCTGACGAATGTTGAGTTTCCGCAGAGCTTGACGTCCCTGGACTTGAACCATAACCAGATTTTCGGGAGTTTGCCGGCGACATTGACGGATCTGGAGCTCCAGTATGTGAATGTTAGTTACAATCGGCTGTGCGGGATGATTCCAGTCGGCGGGAAGTTGCAGAGTTTCGATTACTCATCTTATTTCCATAACAAGTGCTTGTGCGGGGCTCCGCTTGCAAGCTGCAAGAAGTGA